In the Sinomonas cyclohexanicum genome, CGGCTCGCTGCTCGTCGGCTCCGCGCTCGGCATCTTCGTCGCGCCGCTGCTCAAGGCCGGGACGGACCTGCAGCCGGTCTTCACCACCGTGACGCTCGTCTTCATGGTGCTCGGCGTCGCGCTGTACCTGTTCACGTTCTTCACGACCCGCGAGACGGTTCAGCGAGACGTGCCCAAGGTCTCCTTCCGGCAGAGCATGCGGACGCTGAAGGGCAACAGGCCGCTGCTCATGCTCTGCCTCTCCTCGCTCCTGTTCCTCTCCGGCTACCTGTCCATGTCCACCGTGCAGGTCTACTACTTCCGTGACGCGCTGCACGCCCTGAGCCTCGTCCCGGTCCTCTCGATCGTCCAGCTGGTCCTCACCCTCGTCCTGAGCGCCTGGGTCCCCACCCTTGTGACCCGGTTCGGCAAGCGGGCCGTCTACATGGCGTTCATCGGGGTCGGGGTCGTGGGCGGCCTCCTGGTCATGTTCGTGCCGACCACGATCGTCTGGCTCGCCTTCATCGGCTTCACGATCGGACTGGGCGGGATCGCCGGCGTCAGCATCGTCGTGTGGGCGCTCGAGGCGGACACGGTCGAGTACGGCGAGTGGAAGACGGGCGTCCGCTCGGAGGGCATCATCTACTCGCTCTTCTCGTTCACCCGGAAGACCGGCCAGGCGATCGGCGGCGCGCTCGCTGCCTACGTGATCGGCATTGCCGGCTACGACGGCCACGCCGTCGCCCAGACCGCGGGGGCCGTCACCGGCATCCAGGCCGCCGCCGGCCTCATCCCCGCCGTCCTCGGCGCGGCCGCCGGCGTCATCATGTTCTTCTACGAGCTCACGGATGCGCGCCACGCCAAGATCGTCGCCGAGATCCGCGCCCGCCACGAGCAGGCCGGGGCCGGCTTGGGCTCGGACGCGGACACCGTCGCCAAGCACTCGCAGCCAGAGGCCTGACCGGACTCACAGCGCTGTATCAACCACAGCGCAAGGGCGGACGACGGCGAACCCACGTTCCGCCGTCGTCCGTCTGTGTGCGGCTGGCGGGTTCGGTGGTTCTCTGCGTGTTAACTGGACATTCAGCCACCGGATGCCTTGGATGTGTGCACTGGGGGGACGATTCGAGACGACGGAAGGCGCCCCATGGCCACCATCCCGGCCGAGCATCCTCGGCCGCGCCACTTCCTCCTCCACGTCAGCGACACGCACCTGGTCAGCGAGGGGCTCCTCGCGGGGACCCTCGACTCCGAGGCGCGCGTGCGGCGGCTGTTCGCCCAGATGCACGACGCCGGCGGGTCGCCCGAGGCGATCATCGTCACCGGGGACCTCGCGGACCGGGGCGAGCCCGGCGCGTACGCGCGCCTCAAGGCGATCGCCGAGCCAGCGGCCGAGGCGCTCGGCTCACGCCTCATCTGGGCGATGGGCAACCACGACTCGCGCGCCGCGCTGCGCGAGCACCTGCTCGGCGAGGAGCCGTCCTCAGCGCCGCTCGACCGGGTCCACTGGGTCAACGGGCTCCGCGTGGTGGTGCTGGACACGAGCGTGCCGGGCTTCCACCACGGCGCGCTCACGGCCGCGCAGCTCGACTGGCTCGGCGAAGAGCTCACGGTCCCCGCGCCGGATGGCACGATCCTCGCGATGCACCACCCGCCCGTGCCGTGCGTCCAGGAACTCGCGGTGCTTGTCGAGCTGCGCGGGCAGGCGGCGCTCGCCGACGTGCTCCGCGGGACCGACGTCCGTGCGATCCTCGCCGGGCACCTGCACTACTCGACGTCGGGGACGTTCGCCGGCATCCCCGTGTCCGTCGCGTCGGCCACCTGCTACACGCAGGACCTCGCCGGCGCCGTGGACCCCGCGTCCGGGTTCCGGCCCACCCGCGGGCGCGACGCCGCGCAGGCGTACAACCTCGTGCACGTGTACGCGGACTCGGTGGTGCACTCCGTGGTGCCCGCTGCGGGCGGCGCGGCGTTCGGGCGCCCGGTGAGCGGGGCCGACGTCGCACGCGAGCTCGCCGCCGCGGGCGTCGCCTTCCCCGCGGACGACGGCACGCGCCCCGTCCGCGGGGTGGCCGCCGACCGCGGCTGACCTCCCCGCGTGTGGGGGTCAGCGCTCCCAGGGCGCCGGGATCGGGAAGTACTTCTCGAGGAAGTCGGTCACGCGCTCCTGCCGCTCCTGGGCGGAGACCTCGGGGAACGAGCCGTCATTGAGGCAGAAGAAGTCCTGGTTGCGCTTCTTGAGCAGCTTGGCGAGTGCGTCGAGGCCCGAGCGGACGGTCGTGTCCACGTACTGGACCCGCGCCCCGACCTTCGTCACGGCGCGCCCTGTCAGGAGCGCGTAGTAGTGGTAGAAGGAGTTCGTCACCGAGATGCTGTCCCACGTGCGGAAGCGCGCGGCGGCGGTCCGGGCGAACTCCTCCGGGAACTCGGCCTCCATCTCGAGCAGGACCGACTTCCGCAGGGGCGCGGCCGTGTGCTCGAGGTGCCTCGTGGTGATCCGGCCGAACCGCTCATACAGGAGCCGCCGGTTCACCCTCGCCGCGTTCTCGTGGCCGGACCGGTCGAGGTGGTTGTCGCCCAGCCCGATCCGGGTGGACGCCTCGATGAACTTCGTGATCCCGCCGGGGGAGAAGAACATGTCCGGGCCGAGGGGCCGGCCGAGGAACATGTCATCGTTCGAGTAGAGGAAGTACTCCGAGAGCCCATCGATGTGCTGCAGCTGGGACTCGATGGCCTGCGAGTTGAAGACCGGTAGGACGGACGGGTCCTTGTAGTGGTCCGCGGCCCGCACGATCATGATCCGCTCGTGCGAGTCGTCAAGCCACTCGGGCACCTTCGAGTCGGTGCAGATGAAGATCCGGTTGATCCACGGGGCGAACATGTGGACGCTGCGCAGGGCGTACTTGAGCTCGTTGATCTGCCGGTAGCGGGCCTCGGCGTCGTCGCCCTCGCCGAGCACCACCCCGGGAAGGAAGGATGCGCGGTACGCGCGGAGCTCGGAATCGGAGCCGTCCACCCACGAGAACACGATGTCGATCTCGAAGTCGATGTCCGTCGCGTGGTCGGCGAACATGTTCTCGATCGTCGGCCACGTGCGGCCAAACCGCTCGACCGTCCCGCGCGCGGCCTCGTTCCGGGGCAGCGTGCGCCGGGTGAGCGAGTTCTCGATCGGAAGGTGCAGGAGGTCGCCCTCCCACTTCCACAGCTCGACCTGCACGCCGGTGTCCCGCCCGTACAGGAGTCCGCCGTTCGGCTCGAGCCGGGGGCGGTACAGGCGGAACATGCGCGCCTGGCCGGACTCGGCGAGCCTGCCGTCCGCGACGAGAAGCGCGCGGTCCTTCCGCGCGTCGACGGTCAGTGAGTAGAACGGCTCGTCCTGGCACGCCTCGACGAGGGCGCGCCGCAGGTCCTTGCGGAATTCCCAGTCGACGGCGATCACGGGCCGCGCGTCGTTGCCGCGCACCAGGAGGTACGGGACCTCGGCGCGGTCGAGGACGTCCCGGACGAACAGCAGGTCCTCGACCATCGCCTCGTGCGGCGTCAGCGTCGTGTTGATGAGCGCGTAGCCGCGCTTCTTGTGCCGGACCACGTCCTCCCGGTCGGCGAGGCGGCGCCCCGCCGCTGCGGAGGTGACCTCGTACGCCTCGGGCGCGGCCTCCTCGGCGTCGGGCGTGGCGTGGTACACCTCGGCGGGTGTCAGGGGCGTGTTCACTGGCCTCCTCGGGCGCATCGGACGGGTTTAGGCACATGATAGGCGCACGACGCCGCCCGCCCGCCGATGTCGGTGGCCTCGCCTAGGGTGGTGGTTGAGGGAGAGCAGGAGGGAACGGTGCCCGGGAGCCAGTCATTCGCCGTCGTCGGGGCCGGGATCATCGGCGCGGCCGTCGCACGCGAGCTGACCCGCAGGCACCCGGACGCCGCTGTCACGGTGTTCGAGAAGGAGGGCCGGGCGGCCGCACACCAGACGGGCCACAACTCGGGCGTGGTCCACGCGGGCCTGTACTACGAGCCGGGCGGGCTCAAGGCGCGCCTGTGCCGCCGCGGCGCGGGCCTGATCCGCGAGCTGTGCGAGGAGCGGGGGCTGCCGTACGAGGCCTGCGGGAAGGTCGTCGTGGCGCTCGACGCGGCGGAGGAGGGCCGGCTCGAGGGGATCTTCGGGCGGGCCGTGGCCAACGGGGTGCCGGGCGTGCGGATGGTCGGGCCCCAGGAACTGGCCGAGATCGAGCCGAACGCCGTGGGCCGACGCGCGCTGTACTCGCCCGAGACCGCGATTGTGGACTATGCCCGGGTCACCGAGGCGCTCCTCGAGGACGTCGTCGCGGCGGGCGGGGCCGTCCGGTTCGGCGCCGAGGTCCTCCGGGTCGCGGACGCGGGCGCCGCTGCCGAGGTCGAGACGGCCGGTGGCCTCGAGCGCTTCGGCGCGGTCGTGGCGTGTGCGGGGCTCCAGTCGGACCGGGTCGCCGGCGCTCGGGCGAGGATCCGGACCCCGCCATCGTGCCGTTCTTCGGCCAGTACTACGTCCTCGATTCCGCCTACCGCGACGTGGTGGCCGGCCTCGTGTACCCGGTTCCGGACCCGCGGTACCCGTTTCTCGGGGTCCACCTGACCAAGCGCGTGGACGGGGAGATGACGATCGGCCCCAACGCGTTCCTCTCGCTCGCGCGCGAGGGCTATCGCGGGCTTGCGCTGAACCGCCGCGACGCCGCCGCGACCGCGGCGTACGTGGGGTTCTGGAGGTTCGCGCGCCGGAACCTGCCCACGGCGGCCCGCGAGATCCGCACCGTCCTCTCTGCGAAGCGGTTCGTCGCGGAGGCCCGGAGGTACGTGCCCGCGCTCGAGGGCGCCCGCACGGTCGCGGCCTCGCGCGGCGTCCGGGCGCAGGCGATGCGCCGCGACGGGACGCTCGTGGACGACTTCGCGATCCAGCGCCGCGGCCGGATCACCCACGTCCGCAACGCGCCCTCTCCCGGCGCCACGAGCTCGATGGCCATCGCGGAGCACATCGTGGGGCTCATCGAGGGCGGGGGTTGAGGGCCGCGCCGGGGTGAGCGCCGCGCCGGGGTGAGCGCGCGCCGTCGTGCGCCCGGGCGCGGGACCGGGTGGCCGCCTAGCATGGTGCCAGTGCGGCCGTCACCGGCACGGGCCGTGCACGGACGGGGGCAGGGATGACGTCAGGGACCGGGCTATCGGGGTCGGCGCAGGGCCGCGACCCGCTGCTGCGGAAGGCAGCCAGGGCGGCGGTCTCGGCCGGCGTGTCCATGGGGGCGGCGGGGCTGCTCGCCTTGCACAGCCCAGTGCCCGCGGCGCGGCTCATCCGCAGGGTCTTTACGAAGGGCGCCGAGGCCACGGTCCGGGAGATGCGCCCGTACGTCCCGGACGCGCCGCGGTCCGAGCAGCTCGACCTCGCCTTCGCGCCGGACCGGCCGGCGGCGACACTGGACGTCTTCGGTCCCGGCGCGGCGAGCAGCCGCGAGCGGGACAGTGCGCACGACGGCGCGCCGCGGCCGGCGGTCGTCTGGGTCCACGGCGGCGCGTGGATCTCGGGAGGGAAGGAAGACGTGGCGCCCTACCTGCGCATCCTCGCCTCCCACGGCTACATCGCCGTGGGCCTCGGGTACCCGATCGCCCCCGAGACCGGGTACCCGGGCGCCGTGCGCACGCTCAACGCCGCCCTCGCCTATCTCGTGGAGCACGCCGCCGAGCTCGGGATCGACCCGCAGCGGATCGTGCTCGCCGGCGACTCCGCGGGCGCGCAGCTCGCGAGCCAGCTCGCGGTGCTGACCGTGAACCCCGACTAGGCCCGGCTCCTCGGGATCGACCCCGCGCTGCGCCGCCAGCAGCTCGTCGGCGCGATCCTGCACTGCGGGGTCTACGACCTGCGGGCCATGGCGGACCTCACCGGACTCGAGAACTGGGGATTCAAGGTCGCCCTGTGGGCGTACACCGGGACCAAGGACTGGTCCTCGACCTACGCCGGGCTCACCATGTCCACGCGCGAGTTCGTCACTCCGGAGTTTCCGCCCACGCTCATCTCCGGCGGCAACGGCGACGCCCTCACATGGCTCCAGTCGGTCCCGATGCGCAACCGGCTCGTCCGGGCCGGCGTCGACACGACGGCCCTGTTCTGGCCCGCGGACCACGAGCCGGCACTCCCGCACGAGTACCAGTTCCACCTCGACCTCGAGGACGCCCAGGCCGCCCTCACCGCGACACTCGATTGGCTCGCCGTGCGGACCGCACCCCGGACTCCCGGCCCGGCACACGGCCCGGCGCCCACCGCGCATGGCTCCGCGCCCGCGGGAGGCGGCCACGCGCCGTCGTCCGGGCCCGCCTGACCCGCCACCAGTAGAATCGGAACCATGACTGCTGCCCCCGCCCTGGACATCACCGCCGCCCGCGCCCGCCTGCTCGAGCTCATCAAGGAGCTCGCCGTGGTCCGCGGGAAGGTGATCCTCTCGAGCGGCAAGGAAGCCGACTACTACGTGGACCTGCGCCGGATCACGCTCCACCACGAGGCCTCGCAGCTCGTGGGGCAGGTGATGCTGGACCTCATCGACTCCGCGGGCGTGCAGATGGACGCCGCGGGCGGGCTGACCATGGGCGCCGACCCGGTCGGTACCGCCGTCATGCACGCTGCCCGCGAGGCCGGCCGGGCCGTGGACGCATTTGTGGTGCGCAAGGCGCAGAAGTCGTACGGCATGGGCCGCCAGGTGGAGGGGCCCGGGGTCGAGGGCCGCAAGGTCGTGGTGCTCGAGGACACCTCGACCACGGGCGGTTCCGCGCTCGCCGCCGTCGAGGGCGTGCGCAACGCGGGCGGCGAGGTGACCGCCGTCGCCGTCATCGTGGACCGTGCCACCGGCGCGAAGGAGCGCATCGAGGCCGAGGCCGGCGTGCCGTACCTGTTCGCGTTCGGCAAGGACGAGCTCGGCCTCGACTGAGGGGCCCAGCCGGGCGCGGCGTGCCACCACTACCCGAGGACCGGCCACCGGCGGACAGGCCGCCCGTGGATCTCCCGCCCGTGGACCGGACGATGCTCCGGTCCGCGCTGCGGGTCAAGGCGTTCTCCCGCCGCGCCTTCCTCGGCGGCGCGACGGCCTCCGCGCTGCTCGCCGCAGACGCGTTCGTGACCCGCGAGGTGCAGCGCCAGCGCCAGCAGACGGTGGTGCTGGACGTGGCCGACGACGCCGCGCGGCAGCGCTTCCCCGACGCCTCCTGGATCCTGTTCCCCGGCTACAAGACCAGCTGGGAGGAGGGGAGGATCATCCTGGCCTCGCTGCGGTCCTCGCTGGCCGAGCGGGCCCAGCTGGCTGCGATCGGCTACTCCAATCTGGGCCTGGACATCGACGAGATCCTCGACGCCCTGCGGGTGTACGTCCGGCAGCGGCGGCTGCGGACCCTGTACTTCTACGGGCACTCGTTCGGCGGGATGGTCGCGGTGGAGGTCGCGTCACGGCTCCTCGCCGAGGACGGACTCCAGGTCCAGGTCATCCTGCTCGACTCCTCGCCCGCCTCGAAGTACGACGTCCTCGACCAGGGCTGGTTCGACTCCGTCGTGGTCCTGTATGACCTCGGGGTGCGGATCCCCTCGATCGTGCGCGGCGGGTACGAGTTTGGCGAGCGGGTGATCCACAAGAACGAGCGCACGTGGACACAGGTCGTGGACCAGACACTCGAGCAGCTCTCGCCCCTCGCGCCGTCCAGCGTCCTCATCCAGACCGAGTCCCAGTACATCTACGACTGGGATGCGACCCGGTTCGCGGGCACGCTCGGCACCGCCCAGATGGCGTTCTTCGGCAATCCGGGCGACCAGACGGTCGACTACGCGTCCGCGCGGAACCGCTGGGAGCGGCTCTTCGCCGCGAACATGGCCAGCTCCGACCTCCAGACCATCGGCGCGTTCCCCGCCCACGCGAGCCCCGAGTGGAGCGGGATCGTGTACAACCGGCTGCTGAACCGGCTCCTGCCGCAGCTCCTGCCCCTCCCGAGGCGGCTCGGCGGGGCCGGCGGCGGGGCCGGGTAGCCAGCCCGTCTGTGGGTCATCTTCTGGAGGTCACCTTCCGGGGGTCATCTTCTGGAGGTCACCTCTCGTAGGTCACACCCGCAGGAGGTGACTCCCAGGATCTGACTCTCAGGATCTGCCCCCCAGAGGGGGGTGTGCGGACGACGGCGGCCGGTCACCTCTCTCCCGCGGGAGGCGACCGGCCGCCGCCGTGCGTGTGTTCCTGTTCAGACGGCCGTGTAACCGCCGTCGATGAGGTAGTAGCCGCCCGTGACGAACGAGGCGTCGTCGGAGAGCAGGAACGTCACGACGTGCGCGACCTCCTCCGGCCGGCCGAGGCGGCCCAGGACGTGCTTCGCCTTGAGGGCCTCCATCACCTCGGCGGACAGGCTGTTCTCCAGCAGCGGGGTCTGGATGTAGCCGGGG is a window encoding:
- the pyrE gene encoding orotate phosphoribosyltransferase gives rise to the protein MTAAPALDITAARARLLELIKELAVVRGKVILSSGKEADYYVDLRRITLHHEASQLVGQVMLDLIDSAGVQMDAAGGLTMGADPVGTAVMHAAREAGRAVDAFVVRKAQKSYGMGRQVEGPGVEGRKVVVLEDTSTTGGSALAAVEGVRNAGGEVTAVAVIVDRATGAKERIEAEAGVPYLFAFGKDELGLD
- a CDS encoding alpha/beta hydrolase; this translates as MTSGTGLSGSAQGRDPLLRKAARAAVSAGVSMGAAGLLALHSPVPAARLIRRVFTKGAEATVREMRPYVPDAPRSEQLDLAFAPDRPAATLDVFGPGAASSRERDSAHDGAPRPAVVWVHGGAWISGGKEDVAPYLRILASHGYIAVGLGYPIAPETGYPGAVRTLNAALAYLVEHAAELGIDPQRIVLAGDSAGAQLASQLAVLTVNPD
- a CDS encoding FAD-dependent oxidoreductase, whose translation is MPGSQSFAVVGAGIIGAAVARELTRRHPDAAVTVFEKEGRAAAHQTGHNSGVVHAGLYYEPGGLKARLCRRGAGLIRELCEERGLPYEACGKVVVALDAAEEGRLEGIFGRAVANGVPGVRMVGPQELAEIEPNAVGRRALYSPETAIVDYARVTEALLEDVVAAGGAVRFGAEVLRVADAGAAAEVETAGGLERFGAVVACAGLQSDRVAGARARIRTPPSCRSSASTTSSIPPTATWWPASCTRFRTRGTRFSGST
- a CDS encoding phosphodiesterase codes for the protein MATIPAEHPRPRHFLLHVSDTHLVSEGLLAGTLDSEARVRRLFAQMHDAGGSPEAIIVTGDLADRGEPGAYARLKAIAEPAAEALGSRLIWAMGNHDSRAALREHLLGEEPSSAPLDRVHWVNGLRVVVLDTSVPGFHHGALTAAQLDWLGEELTVPAPDGTILAMHHPPVPCVQELAVLVELRGQAALADVLRGTDVRAILAGHLHYSTSGTFAGIPVSVASATCYTQDLAGAVDPASGFRPTRGRDAAQAYNLVHVYADSVVHSVVPAAGGAAFGRPVSGADVARELAAAGVAFPADDGTRPVRGVAADRG
- a CDS encoding thioesterase domain-containing protein, with the protein product MDLPPVDRTMLRSALRVKAFSRRAFLGGATASALLAADAFVTREVQRQRQQTVVLDVADDAARQRFPDASWILFPGYKTSWEEGRIILASLRSSLAERAQLAAIGYSNLGLDIDEILDALRVYVRQRRLRTLYFYGHSFGGMVAVEVASRLLAEDGLQVQVILLDSSPASKYDVLDQGWFDSVVVLYDLGVRIPSIVRGGYEFGERVIHKNERTWTQVVDQTLEQLSPLAPSSVLIQTESQYIYDWDATRFAGTLGTAQMAFFGNPGDQTVDYASARNRWERLFAANMASSDLQTIGAFPAHASPEWSGIVYNRLLNRLLPQLLPLPRRLGGAGGGAG
- the uidB gene encoding glucuronide transporter, whose product is MSTTTHHKLPLKSLVGYGAGDAANNLAFTTTAMFLLVYYTDVAGIPAAAAGTLFLVVRLFDAFSDLFAGRMVDRTNTKRWGKFRPFILFGSLPLMVLTFLNFHVPQIGEGGKLAYAYIVYAALGLAYSLVNIPYGSMASAMTQNPKDRAKLASARTVGSLLVGSALGIFVAPLLKAGTDLQPVFTTVTLVFMVLGVALYLFTFFTTRETVQRDVPKVSFRQSMRTLKGNRPLLMLCLSSLLFLSGYLSMSTVQVYYFRDALHALSLVPVLSIVQLVLTLVLSAWVPTLVTRFGKRAVYMAFIGVGVVGGLLVMFVPTTIVWLAFIGFTIGLGGIAGVSIVVWALEADTVEYGEWKTGVRSEGIIYSLFSFTRKTGQAIGGALAAYVIGIAGYDGHAVAQTAGAVTGIQAAAGLIPAVLGAAAGVIMFFYELTDARHAKIVAEIRARHEQAGAGLGSDADTVAKHSQPEA
- a CDS encoding stealth conserved region 3 domain-containing protein, coding for MRPRRPVNTPLTPAEVYHATPDAEEAAPEAYEVTSAAAGRRLADREDVVRHKKRGYALINTTLTPHEAMVEDLLFVRDVLDRAEVPYLLVRGNDARPVIAVDWEFRKDLRRALVEACQDEPFYSLTVDARKDRALLVADGRLAESGQARMFRLYRPRLEPNGGLLYGRDTGVQVELWKWEGDLLHLPIENSLTRRTLPRNEAARGTVERFGRTWPTIENMFADHATDIDFEIDIVFSWVDGSDSELRAYRASFLPGVVLGEGDDAEARYRQINELKYALRSVHMFAPWINRIFICTDSKVPEWLDDSHERIMIVRAADHYKDPSVLPVFNSQAIESQLQHIDGLSEYFLYSNDDMFLGRPLGPDMFFSPGGITKFIEASTRIGLGDNHLDRSGHENAARVNRRLLYERFGRITTRHLEHTAAPLRKSVLLEMEAEFPEEFARTAAARFRTWDSISVTNSFYHYYALLTGRAVTKVGARVQYVDTTVRSGLDALAKLLKKRNQDFFCLNDGSFPEVSAQERQERVTDFLEKYFPIPAPWER